The DNA window GTATTATATTACCTTTATCAATTTGAGCATTGTATTTTGGTTAATTTCATTTGGGTTGTTTGCTTATCATTACGCGCCGATGTTGTTTAGAGCGCGACAGGATGGCCGTCCAGGTTAGAACCGTTTGACAGCTAAACAAGGTTTATATAAAGTGGCGGGCATGTGCCACCTAAAATGAACTTAATTATGGATTTACTCCAGTTTTACAAGTGCTTAGCAGATGATACTAGATTGAAAAGTCTATTGTTAATACTGAAAGAAAATGAATTATGTGTGTGTGAATTAACGCATGCATTAGAACAAAGCCAGCCAAAGATATCACGCCATTTGGCCCTGTTACGTCAGAAAAAATTAGTCATTGACCGACGACAGGGCCAATGGGTGCATTATAAAATTAACCCTAATGTCCCTGACTGGGCACAAGAAATATTGTCACTTACATTAGCGAATAACTCGAATAGTCTTCAACAAGAAGTACAGCGTTTAGGTACAATGACATGTCGCCCTAATCGTGAAGAATTATGTAATTAACTTAAAGTAAACATTCAATACATTCATTTAATATTATTTTTTAAGCATGCCCCTGCCAGGATAACTTGCTGTTTTAAATTTA is part of the Moritella viscosa genome and encodes:
- a CDS encoding HTH-type transcriptional regulator, ArsR family — its product is MNLIMDLLQFYKCLADDTRLKSLLLILKENELCVCELTHALEQSQPKISRHLALLRQKKLVIDRRQGQWVHYKINPNVPDWAQEILSLTLANNSNSLQQEVQRLGTMTCRPNREELCN